In Anolis carolinensis isolate JA03-04 chromosome 4, rAnoCar3.1.pri, whole genome shotgun sequence, the genomic window agccgaaagacagttgcatctgtcaagtaggaaaatttagggactgcttatgcggggaggctaatttaactaatttacaacaccataaaaacgtccagcagcGTGAGTGCCAGATGAGGAAGTacaccatcaaaaggactcattgttacagtggatgataaagcagcagctcctcctgtggccagaattgagcataccctcatgaagcaaggagctgggaagttaaatagcctctgtgtctgtctgtctctgtgttgtttgtctaatggtattgaatgtttgccatatatatgtacattgtgatccgccctgagtcaccttcggggtgagaagggcgggatataaatactgcaaataaataaataaataaataaataaataaaatgtctgaCCAGAGGTCCTCTGTCCATCTACTCCCAGAGAAACTGTATCTCACTCTGCACCATCTCCATTTTCCACATTGGTGGTCCCAATTATTCTCTATTCACACTTCTCCTACCTTTGGTAATAAATTCTCCAGCTTCAAGAGACAGAACCTTTTTTGCTTGCAGGGAGGTGGTCTTTCTGAGTGTTCCCCGTGATATCAGGTGGAGAGACTTTGCAAAGACCCTGAGTGGCTACAGCCAATGACCAAGAGACAACAGTGTGTCATGAAATATATGATGTATGGTTTGtatgaaattgtatgaaaggtgtatgAATGCAGCCTAATTGGGCCAAAGATCCCATCCTAAGGAATAAGGCCTGGAAAACAACTACAATTCAGGGACTGCAGTTAAGAATTGCTGGTGAGACCCGTGACcaatgattaactgttgacattgctgacttgatgaacttttggtgggaAAACAACTTGTTTACATTGCCAAAGACAATGATTCTTTTAAGTAAGGAAGTCAACATTTCTGTAAACATTTCAGAAATGTTTACAAAGTTCCTTATATTATGAAGGAAGCAAAAAaggctcctttaaaaaaatatatatttattaaagattTGGGGGTGCTCAAAATGTGGTAAACAAAAAGAGGAAAGTTGGGGTGTGAGGGAAAGATAGattggggaagaagaagaagaagaagaagaagaagaagaggaggaggagaatatgaAAACGAGAAGCCGGGGGGAGGGATTTGGTAGGTAAAAAGTacaggggggggggttgcttccAATCTCTTCCATTGTAATCAACATCACATCAATAATATAGTCCATGTTCTGTCCTTTCATCTCGTTTCCCAACACCCATATCTTTGCATCTTCTTAAAATTAAATAGGGCTTCGTACATTTCCTTGTTTAAAGAAATTTTTAATTAACGACCAAGCCGTCCCAACTTGTGGATTTCTCTGGTGACTTCTGAGCTGTTGGTTTAGGTTGTCCATACTCATGATATCAAGTATTTTGAGCAGCCAATCTTCTAACATTGGTAAATCTTCAGTCTTCCAATGTTTTTGCATATAGAATTCTCGCCGCTGTGACAAGATAATTAAataaagtgggttttttttcagaTTGAAATCTATTATTCCCGGTAGATAATACTccggttttaattgtatttttattcctAGCATCTTCTGAATTGCTTCATAAATAGTCCTCCAGAACTTGGTagccttcttacaagtccaccacatgtgggaaaatgttCCCACATGTGTTCTGCATTTCCAGCATCTGTCTAAGGTGTTTTTGTAACATTTCGCCAACTTATTTGGGGCTAagtaccattggtacatcatctTGAACCAATTTTCACGTAGGTCATAAGCACTGGTAAATTTAATTTGCTATTCCAAATTTTCTCCCAGTCCTTGATTTTTATGCTGTGACCAATATTTGCCACCCATTTAATCATGCAATGTTTATTGCATATTTTTGTGATCACAAAAATATACAAagttgtcagctcaccacagccgctcctgaatgaacacacgagactctctgtgttatcaccagaaacttttactgtaggaaacatgaacatcaaaaaagccaagaatgggaggctccggccaaccatcctttatataccatccccctcatttgaaaagtctcttcccgctcagcaaaaccccgcgcaaattccccgccaagtccagcagccgtttcttctccgagtcctgagccgcaggtgtcttatcaatgtcagtgaccctgaaactcagagccacatccaggctctagtagcagggttctgacatggcgtcctcctccccttcgtcctggaaggaaaagattaaacacaactattgttctccgctgtccagagttcctttatacttttttaacaggctgcaatggaataccgggtgtacctttcctaggtccttgggtagcctcagctcataggtcacttcgtttattctttttgctaccctgaatggccctatatagcgtggagccaattttttagatgggaaccccaatttcaggttttttgtgctcagccaaaccagatccccttcgcccaatttgtccccctctcggcgcctacgatcggcaaagagcttgtacttcttttgtgtttcccgcaatgcctccaccacggtctgccacccttgcttaattttggccggccattccttgtcggtctggccctctccttccttccactcgggtagcctggggaaaggtgccacctcctgtccgtatactatttcgaatggggcacgacctgtggccgaatgtacggccccgttaaaagccatctcagcaaacggtagaaggtccgcccaatcatcctgtctataattggtgtacatcctcaagaattggcacagtgtttgttgggtgcgttcgactcccccgttggttgcgggatgaaaagccgagctcagattcctttctgctcctaacagctgtaagaattttccccaaaattttgcagtaaattggactccccggtcgctaattattttgtcgggacacccatgtaggcgatatacatgcttcacatacaaatcagcaagtttttcagctgaggggagtttcggcagggccacaaagtgtgcctgttttgagaataggtccaatattgtccaaatgtatctgtggcctctgctggggggtagttcgcctacaaaatccatggccacgcattcccatggcctcatgggctccaccaccttctgcaatagcccctggggcttccccggtggtgtttttccctctgcacataattcgcactgcgtgacgtaccccctggcgtctttcctcattccgggccaccagcattgtttggccaacagtttaatagtcctggtggggcctagatgacccgcacccttgttatcgtggcacttccttaacatttctcgtcttaaacattcaggaatatacaatttcttatttacaaacaccaaatccccacacaattctcccttttccttgttagtttgtaaccatttgtccattccatacgctcgcttcaactcttcctcccatatttctcctccccccgtggaaatggcagtacgtttgttttctttggccgcttgtgctcgagttagtactgccaggccccactgcttatctaggaacaggctcccttcagattcctgaattcctcccccgtgctgaggcatccgagagagagcgtcagcgagtatgttatgtttcccctggaagaatctgagtctgaaatcaaaacggctgaaatattgggcccatctaatttgcttcgctgatagtttacgaggggatcttagatactgtaaatttctatgatcagtccacacctcaaacggtgttccacttccttccagaaagtgtctccagcactctagtgcttttagaatcgctaaggcttctctctcccaaatcggccagtttttttctgtatcgctaaacttttttgacagatagccacatggcttcaggttccccccctcgtctttctgcagcagaactgccccatatgcccggtctgacgcatcgcaatgtagtacaaaggccttagacatatcagggtgctgtaggacaggttcctcagtaaaacgctttttaagggcttcgaaagcttcctggcattctattgtccatgtcagtttggcccctggggccttcactttggctgtttctcccctgcctttagtttttaacaaatccgttaatggcaaagtgaggcgcgcaaagtccttgataaatgttctatagaagtttgcgaaccctaggaaggattgcagctgcttccgtgttttgggggcttcccaccccctcacgtcttccaccttcgcagggtccatcgccactccctgggaggaaatcctataccccagaaagtctatctggtctttattgaactcgcacttggcaagcttcgcatacagtttcgcttccctcaacttttgtaggacttccctgactagttctacgtgttgttccttagttcgagacattatcaatatgtcatctaaaaaaataaagactcccttgtacaacaatggatgcaatacttcgttgattaattgcatgaacgcggcccctcccccgcacaaaccgaaggggagcacacgataattgaataatccgaatgcgcaggagaaggccgtcttccacctgtcctctggtttgatctgcaatttatggtaggcctcaattaagtccaatttagtgaatatctgtccttccgataactgggcgatcaagtccttcactaagggtagggggtatttatttacagtactgattgcatttaggcccctgtagtcaatgcagagcctcagcgtttggtcctttttccgcctgaacaacacaggcgcccctagaggggaatttgaaggctctatgaaacccctcgctaggtttttatcaatgtattttctcagttcctccttttccctagctgacatcgggtatatttttgccttgggaagctctgctcctgggactagctctattttcacttcaactctccgcttcggtgggaaattgtctgcttccttctcatcaaacacgtccacaaaatcccgatactctgggggtaatttatctgccagttctgctattctgatagagtcttcctccccccttttccctggctccctctcaacttcctggctcccttcttccaaattcatcctgaagatcatgctcttatcctcccagttgatttgcgggttggcctgccccagccacggcatgcctagtataacattatagctggctatttgtgatatcacaaatgacacctttccttcccaactccctatcttacactttacatcttcggcactgtacttagctaacgatcccgatgctgtggatccgtccaactgcgaaaaagctattggggattctaggttcgttctttcgcatcccaatccctcggctaattcaggggagatgatgttcctggaacatccacaatccacaaatgctttgcaggttgcttgtttgctgccattttcaagctgaatggggaccactatcatagctttgtcctgacttaccaacccccccgagtggtgcctcatcggtggttcttcctcggcgcgttttcctgccacggctctgggtttgggctggcctccgccttccccttttctctgccagcactcggcagccctgtggcccaaccggctgcacacgaagcagccactcctgctggcgctcacgttccctgtcggctccgttctcctcccggctggggttgatccctccttccggctcccctctttcatctgcggccgctgctgtagccctcctcggtgcctcctcgcctgggccagcgatgtctcgacgcgccccgccagctgaatccatccgcgcagtgtgtcaggctcatcacgatgcaccgcccaggagaggatctcccgcctgagaccctctttgaagagttctatctttgttactgcagaccattccggcaccttttcggcgaggcattggaactcctccgcatactcagataccgacctctgcccctgggagacggtcttcaacttctccctcgcccggatctgctccagtggatctcggaaacgggtctccagggcccccataaagcgtcggagtgaccccagacatgggtcgcaccgcgcgtgcagctgaacgtaccagctggccgctcccctcttcaacactgcaccaatggcccgtatccggctggattccgttctaaaagtgtgagcattgtcctccatatagcccctcaccgtggtcaggaaaaaatccagttcagaggactctcccccaaactcgatccttagttcctctcgtctcggtaggggtccctgtggtggcaatccccaattctccgcccgtcgcaagcccccttgcggaccagtgggccccgctgctgcttctcttggccctgtgccacgcccggcattcgccaggggcaccagggtctcagctgggagcgtagctgggattctcggaggtttttccccttcgtcgtcactctcctccacccgcgtcaggcttgtttgggtcttgggccgggcgccgggctcctttcgcatttcccttcccttcggtgctgggaggtctgcaaagccctggctgcttcccacgctcacgtcccacattgagccagcccgaagttcccttcctctctctggctccgccaaaaacgccaggcgctccatcgccctcgacatcactgccagggtggtctccatcgccgacatcctctcctccagaaacaccatcctttgtgggcctggggaaggtgaaccttcctctcctccggtgctgtctccccgcaccactccacgcctctgggttaccccatttggctgggcataagcggtggatgacgccagggccgccagctggtggaactcagcgtccggctcgggagtggccctttccgaccttcctcctcctgcgcccaagagctcttcatcctccacttgcatgttacacctcaccgctacagcgggatggtgtccgtattcttggcttagtgtcagctcaccacagccgctcctgaatgaacacacgagactctctgtgttatcaccagaaacttttactgtaggaaacatgaacatcaaaaaagccaagaatgggaggctccggccaaccatcctttatataccctccccctcatttgaaaagtctcttcccgctcagcaaaaccccgcgcaaattccccgccaagtccagcagccgtttcttctccgagtcctgagccgcaggtgtcttatcaatgtcagtgaccctgaaactcagagccacatccaggctctagtagcagggttctacTAACTTGGTCAACTGAGAAAGAACAAATTAAGAAAACAAGGCACCTTGATAAGGAAAACCAATTAAACAAGGTCAACATGTGTCCAGGAATTGATGGAATCAACATGTTTTAGCTGTCTATGCTTCTATGATGCTGTTGGTACATCTAAGCTTTCTGTAACATGCTATTAAGAGCTTCCTATGAGTTCATTTGCTTCATCTTCTGGCACTTGCATCTGCTTTGTTTCTGAACTGGGCTTGTCAGGCTGATGGGTGTTGTTTGCTTCCATATCTGCTGAGGGCATTTCTGTCAGCACTTCCTTCTCAACACTGGAGCTGGGCATGAACTACTCCCTTCATCATGATATATCCCGCTTCCCAAGGGGGACATGGTTTGGCATGATACTCTGAaatggcccatcttacctgtccgaacgtatctccccctatgagccttctagaactcttagatcatcgggggaggccctgctctcggtcccaccagcctcgcaggtaaggctggtgggaacgagggacagggccttctcagtggtggctcctcggctgtggaacaccctccccaacaacatacggcagataccaactctcctgggcttcaggaaagccttaaagacatggttatgcatgcaagcttttaatgaatgagaacatggactttacatgacctgtacgaagacttgaggattctggatgaatggattttaatcttggacattcttaaaattttatataatgtgattttattttctaatggtatctgttttatatgaactgttgttttgtagattgttttatatgaattgttgtttttacattgtttttaggcattgaatttttacctgtttactgtaagccgctttgagtctcctcggagagaaaggcggggtaaaagtgatgtaaataaaataaataaataaataaataaataaataaataaatgaaactgaGGAACCAGGCTAGAGTGTGGACATCCATGGTGTCTTCCCAATAATGCTTTCCTGGTTCATACCCAGTTTGCTCAGAGATACTGCAGGCATCCTCTCCTCCTCTATGAATCCAGAATTTGAGCCACCttgaactcctcctccccatcaatCAATATTGAAGGGTGTGgtgtcacacaaacacacagcctGGATCCTGGTGATCATCTGTGGCAGGAACCAAGAGGGAACAATGGGACATTGGCTGGATCCACAGAATGAGGTAATTGCAAGCAgaatgccgggctgtggcgcagctggctagtaaccagctgcaataaatcactactgaccgagaggtcatgagttcaaagcccaggtcgggtaaagcccccgaccattaaatagcccggcttgctgttgacctatgcagccccaaaagacagttgcatctgtcaagtagggaaatttaggtacgctttatgtgggaggctgattcaactaatttacaacatcataaaactgccagcaaaacacgaggaaaggaatgaggaagtacagccactagtggacagtgaagcaacagctccccctgtggccggaatcgtgaagctggaaaaaatgttaaatgcctctgtgtctgtctatatatgttgtttgtcagttggcattgaatgtttgccatatatgtgttcattgtaatccgccctgagtccccttcggggtgagaagggcagaatataaatactgtaaataaataaataaaataaataaatgccacagGGCTTTTCTGGGCCATAGTCCAGTAGGCATCCACAAAATGGACATCCAGCTTCCGGCATGGATGATGATAGAATCACTTTGAAGGAGAGGTACAGGGGGCAACTGGTGGAAAGTCAGACCAATTGTCATGTATGTGGTAACACATGGCCTATTGGGGTATTCGGTGGaaacctgtgctcaatggggtcacactctccctgaagtCATAGGCCTGCAGTTTGAGGGTCATCCTGGATTCAGCAtagacacttgaagctcaggtgtcggtaGTGGCTGggaaggcctttgcacagttaaagcttgtgcgacaactgtgaccgtacctcgagaagtttgacttggccacagtcattcatgccttagttacctccaggttggGTTACTGCAATGTACACTACATAGGGCTGCATTTGAA contains:
- the LOC134298570 gene encoding uncharacterized protein LOC134298570, with product MVGRSLPFLAFLMFMFPTVKVSGDNTESLVCSFRSGCGELTLSQEYGHHPAVAVRCNMQVEDEELLGAGGGRSERATPEPDAEFHQLAALASSTAYAQPNGVTQRRGVVRGDSTGGEEGSPSPGPQRMVFLEERMSAMETTLAVMSRAMERLAFLAEPERGRELRAGSMWDVSVGSSQGFADLPAPKGREMRKEPGARPKTQTSLTRVEESDDEGEKPPRIPATLPAETLVPLANAGRGTGPREAAAGPTGPQGGLRRAENWGLPPQGPLPRREELRIEFGGESSELDFFLTTVRGYMEDNAHTFRTESSRIRAIGAVLKRGAASWYVQLHARCDPCLGSLRRFMGALETRFRDPLEQIRAREKLKTVSQGQRSVSEYAEEFQCLAEKVPEWSAVTKIELFKEGLRREILSWAVHRDEPDTLRGWIQLAGRVETSLAQARRHRGGLQQRPQMKEGSRKEGSTPAGRRTEPTGNVSASRSGCFVCSRLGHRAAECWQRKGEGGGQPKPRAVAGKRAEEEPPMRHHSGGLDEGEEDAMSEPCY